GCAAGGCCAAACAATAGCATAGAACGATCACTAGGGGAGCCGCAAGGCTGAGACGGGCGTATCTGCTTGGACCCTTTGAACCTGATCTGGGTTATACCAGCGTAGGGAAGTGGAGAAACGAATAATGCAGCGGGGGTTCCGGCCACCGGTATCCCTGCTTATATTCCAGACTGCTTCCTTATGGGGGCGGTCTTTTTTGTGTTTGTGTGTTTATGGAGAATGGAGCGGAAGAGAGGGGCGAAGGCGTTGCACGAACTTCATGTCATCTCAGACGGGCGGCTGCAGCCTGAAGCGCTGGCCGAATGGGCCGTGGCGGTACATCCCATGGTGGATTATATTCATCTCCGGGAAAAAGCCATGTCCGCCCGCGAACTGCTGGCTACGGCGCAGCAGATGCTTCAGGCCGGGGTTCCGCCTTCGAAGCTGGTCATTAATGACCGGATCGATCTTGCCCTGGCCGCCGGGGCAGGTGGTGTACAGTTAGCCTGGCATAGCCTTCCGCCAGCCGCAGTGCGCGGCTGTGCACCGGGCCTGCGGATCGGCAGGTCCGTGCACTCCCGGGAAGAGGCGGTGGAGGCTGGAAGGCAGGGAGCGGACTTCTGCCTCTACGGGCATGTGTTCCCGACGGCCTGCAAGCCCGGACAGGAGGCACGCGGACTGGAGCAGCTGGCGGAGGCCGTCCGCTGGAGCCGCATACCGCTGATTGCGCTCGGAGGGATTACCCCGGACAATGCCGGAACAGTGCTGGCCCAAGGGGCGGCTGGCATTGCTGTCATGTCGGGGATCTGTGGAGCCCCGGACCCGGTCGCAGCGGCCCGGGCATACAGGGCAGCGGTTCAGAGGGCGGCCGAGCTGGCTGAGACGCCGGATATGGATCAAGCACAGGGCACAGCAGGAGGTGAACAGACGTGGATGTGACCGTTAACGGGAAGAGTCAAAGGATCGAAGAGAGCTGCCGGACACTGGCGGATCTGCTGGCCCGGCCCGAGTGGGCCGGTAAGCTGGTGATTGTCGAGCTGAACGGTGAGCTTGCCGGCAGAGAGGTTTATGGAGAGACACTGCTCAGCGAGGGGGACCGGGTGGAGCTGGTTCATTTTGTAGGCGGAGGTTAGGGATAGGCGGGCAGAGGAGAAGCGAACGAGCAGGCAGATTGGCAGTTTAGATACAGGCGATAACTTATCCCAGGAGGCGGTATAATGCAAGACCCTTTGACGATTGGCGGAGTGACTCTAACCAGCAGACTGTTCATTGGTACCGGAAAATACAGCCGTAACACCCTCATTCCCGAGGTCATTGCACGCTCAGGCTCACAGGTCATTACCGTTGCCCTGCGCCGGGTGGACCCGGAGAGCAAGGACAATATTGTCAGCCATATTCCTTCCCATATGACCTTACTGCCCAATACCTCCGGTGCGCGCACCGCAGAGGAAGCAGTACGGATTGCCCGGCTGGCGAGGTCGGCGGGGCTGGGCAACTGGGTGAAGATTGAGGTCATCAACGACCAAAAATATTTACTGCCGGATAATATGGAGACCATCCGGGCAAC
This genomic interval from Paenibacillus sp. FSL H8-0332 contains the following:
- a CDS encoding thiamine phosphate synthase; its protein translation is MERKRGAKALHELHVISDGRLQPEALAEWAVAVHPMVDYIHLREKAMSARELLATAQQMLQAGVPPSKLVINDRIDLALAAGAGGVQLAWHSLPPAAVRGCAPGLRIGRSVHSREEAVEAGRQGADFCLYGHVFPTACKPGQEARGLEQLAEAVRWSRIPLIALGGITPDNAGTVLAQGAAGIAVMSGICGAPDPVAAARAYRAAVQRAAELAETPDMDQAQGTAGGEQTWM
- the thiS gene encoding sulfur carrier protein ThiS; this translates as MDVTVNGKSQRIEESCRTLADLLARPEWAGKLVIVELNGELAGREVYGETLLSEGDRVELVHFVGGG